Proteins encoded together in one Kutzneria kofuensis window:
- a CDS encoding type III PLP-dependent enzyme, which translates to MAPQPTETVDTATPPPTAVELTGAIARIREYLERCKPATPCLVVDLATIRERYEELSQAFAGAKLYYAVKANPAREVVRLLVELGAHFDVASPPEIDLCLAEGARPEQISYGNTIKKRADIGYAYQRGVRLFTTDSDADLEAIAEAAPGSTVFCRIVLADTGSLTPFGHKFGCAPDMATQLLAKAAELGLTPAGVSFHVGSQQLDPRAWDAAIEQAGEITAKLAAEGVELTMLNIGGGLPGRYSRPAPPLADFAAAITASVTKHFAAQPRLVLEPGRFLVSDAGLLRSEVVLVSRKSTVDDKRWVYLDVGRYNGLAETENEYITYLLSTPGRDGETGPVCLAGPTCDGDDVLYQHNVYRLPMELRAGDHVDFLNTGAYTASYSSIAFNGFAPLPTHCV; encoded by the coding sequence ATGGCGCCGCAGCCGACGGAAACAGTCGACACGGCGACACCTCCGCCGACAGCGGTGGAGCTGACCGGGGCGATAGCCCGTATCCGCGAGTACCTCGAGCGGTGCAAGCCCGCAACCCCCTGCCTGGTCGTCGATCTGGCGACGATCCGCGAGCGCTACGAGGAGCTGTCCCAGGCGTTCGCCGGGGCGAAGCTCTACTACGCCGTCAAGGCGAATCCGGCCCGCGAGGTCGTGCGCCTGCTGGTCGAACTGGGCGCGCACTTCGACGTGGCGAGCCCGCCGGAGATCGACCTGTGCCTGGCCGAAGGCGCCCGTCCGGAGCAGATCTCGTACGGCAACACGATCAAGAAACGAGCCGACATCGGCTACGCCTACCAGCGCGGTGTGCGGCTGTTCACCACCGACAGCGACGCCGATCTGGAGGCCATCGCCGAGGCGGCGCCGGGCTCGACGGTGTTCTGCCGGATCGTGCTGGCCGACACCGGTTCGCTGACGCCGTTCGGCCACAAGTTCGGCTGCGCCCCGGACATGGCCACCCAACTGCTGGCCAAGGCCGCCGAGCTGGGCCTGACGCCGGCCGGGGTGTCCTTCCACGTGGGCTCGCAGCAGTTGGACCCACGGGCCTGGGACGCGGCGATCGAACAGGCCGGGGAGATCACGGCCAAGCTCGCCGCCGAGGGCGTTGAGCTGACCATGCTCAACATCGGCGGCGGACTGCCCGGCCGCTACAGCCGTCCCGCGCCGCCGCTGGCCGACTTCGCCGCGGCGATCACGGCCTCCGTGACGAAGCACTTCGCCGCCCAGCCGCGGCTGGTGCTGGAACCGGGCCGGTTCCTGGTCTCCGACGCCGGTCTGCTGCGCTCCGAGGTCGTCCTGGTCTCCCGTAAGTCCACTGTGGACGACAAGCGCTGGGTTTACCTGGACGTGGGCCGGTACAACGGCTTGGCCGAGACCGAGAACGAGTACATCACGTACCTGCTCTCGACGCCTGGCCGCGACGGCGAGACGGGACCCGTGTGTCTCGCGGGCCCCACCTGCGACGGTGACGACGTGTTGTACCAGCACAACGTCTACCGGCTGCCGATGGAGCTGCGCGCCGGCGACCACGTCGACTTCCTCAATACCGGCGCCTACACGGCGAGCTACTCCTCC